In a genomic window of Candidatus Bathyarchaeota archaeon:
- a CDS encoding translation initiation factor IF-2 subunit gamma, with protein sequence MSNAPKALPKQPEVNIGTIGHVDHGKTTLVQALTGTWASRHSEELKRGITIKLGYADMPIFKCPKCPQPKNYTNKPVCDNCNSPAEFVRAISFVDAPGHEALMATMLSGAAIMDGAILVIAADEPCPQPQTREHLAAAEVSGIKNMIIVQNKIDIVDEKRALESYKEIKAFVKGTVAENAPIIPVSAQRGINIDVLLDAIETIIPTPKHDPTKQPLMYIIRSFDVNKPGTSIEDLEGGILGGTIAQGKFEVGEEIEIRPGIMAEREGKVVYDPLISEIVSLQAGQQDVKEATSGGLVGIGTLLDPSYSKADGLTGSIAGKTGMLPPTTTELTLETHVLERAVGTKELLKVEKINPDEALLLHIGAAVNIGKVISIKQNIIKVKLTRPICALPDSRVAISRKITARWRLIGYGLVK encoded by the coding sequence ATGAGTAACGCACCAAAAGCTCTGCCGAAACAGCCCGAAGTCAACATTGGAACCATCGGTCATGTTGACCACGGAAAAACAACCCTTGTACAAGCTTTAACTGGAACTTGGGCGTCTAGGCACAGCGAAGAACTCAAACGAGGCATCACAATCAAACTCGGCTACGCGGACATGCCAATTTTCAAATGCCCCAAATGCCCACAGCCAAAAAACTACACCAACAAACCTGTCTGTGATAACTGCAACTCACCCGCAGAATTTGTCCGCGCTATAAGCTTTGTTGACGCACCCGGACACGAAGCGTTGATGGCTACAATGCTTTCAGGCGCAGCAATCATGGACGGCGCAATCCTCGTTATAGCCGCAGATGAACCCTGCCCTCAACCCCAAACGCGCGAACACCTCGCAGCGGCAGAAGTCAGCGGCATAAAAAACATGATTATCGTACAAAACAAAATCGACATCGTCGACGAAAAAAGGGCATTGGAAAGCTACAAAGAAATCAAAGCGTTCGTAAAAGGCACGGTCGCTGAAAACGCACCCATCATTCCTGTTTCAGCCCAACGAGGAATAAACATCGACGTGCTTCTAGACGCCATAGAGACTATCATCCCTACGCCCAAACATGACCCCACCAAACAGCCCCTAATGTACATCATCCGCTCCTTTGATGTTAACAAACCAGGAACAAGCATCGAAGACTTAGAAGGCGGCATCTTAGGCGGCACAATTGCACAAGGCAAATTTGAAGTAGGCGAAGAAATCGAAATCCGCCCAGGCATCATGGCAGAACGTGAAGGCAAAGTAGTCTATGACCCACTAATCAGCGAAATCGTCAGCCTCCAAGCAGGACAACAAGACGTCAAAGAAGCCACCAGCGGCGGATTAGTCGGCATCGGAACTCTTCTAGACCCATCCTACTCCAAAGCAGACGGCTTAACAGGCAGCATCGCAGGCAAAACAGGCATGCTACCACCCACAACAACAGAACTCACATTGGAAACTCATGTTTTAGAACGCGCTGTAGGCACAAAAGAACTCCTCAAAGTCGAAAAAATCAACCCAGACGAAGCATTACTACTCCACATAGGCGCAGCCGTCAACATAGGCAAAGTCATCTCTATCAAACAAAACATCATAAAAGTGAAACTAACCCGACCAATCTGTGCCCTACCAGACTCCAGAGTAGCAATAAGCAGAAAAATAACTGCCCGCTGGCGCCTTATCGGATACGGCTTGGTAAAGTAG
- a CDS encoding DNA-directed RNA polymerase, subunit E'', with protein MSEKACTNCHFITKENVCPKCRSTSFSEDYSGLVVMFDPEHSAVAKAMGIKEKGRYALKVR; from the coding sequence GTGAGCGAAAAAGCATGCACTAATTGTCATTTTATAACAAAAGAAAATGTTTGCCCCAAATGTCGGTCAACAAGTTTTAGCGAAGACTACAGTGGTTTAGTGGTTATGTTTGACCCTGAACACTCCGCCGTCGCTAAAGCCATGGGCATCAAAGAAAAGGGCCGATACGCACTCAAAGTCCGCTAA
- a CDS encoding carboxypeptidase M32 → MNNTESAYKELLAKTKDATVLSTAEGIIHWDMETMMPPKAVEQRSQQLALLSRIHHQLATDPQIGKLLDAIQTSSQYKAMGQTQKRNLYLINKTYKEQTALPEKLVSDLAMQEAVTVNNWKKAKAKKDFNLYKADLQKLFELSQEAAEILMKVKGAKTPYDALIDNFEPNMSTENITATFRELLAGLKPLIAKIEAYQTQPSKILSQHVPVEEQRRITQLITQTLGYDTASADAAGRVDETEHPFTTGYYSDVRITTHYYPDNFASSIFSVLHESGHALYEQHLNPEWEYQPVGSTCSYGIHESQSRFYENMIGRSKEFWMAFLPKLKKAAPSLARLELDPFVEAINRVERSKIRIEADEVTYSLHIIIRFELERDLFAGKITVDELPQVWKEKYAEYLGAKVEDDAEGVMQDTHWASGLYGYFPSYALGNIYGGQIRAQINKDCPNWQNQLAEGNLGPVNDWLKENIHLRSDLYDPQELIKLATGNNLDAKPFLQYLTQKYSLLYGF, encoded by the coding sequence TTGAACAACACAGAATCAGCTTACAAGGAACTTTTAGCAAAAACCAAAGACGCCACGGTCCTTTCCACAGCGGAAGGCATCATACACTGGGATATGGAAACCATGATGCCACCCAAAGCGGTCGAGCAACGCAGCCAACAGCTTGCCCTGCTTAGCCGCATCCACCACCAATTAGCCACTGACCCCCAAATCGGGAAACTCTTAGACGCCATCCAAACCAGCAGCCAATACAAAGCAATGGGACAAACCCAGAAACGTAACCTCTACCTTATCAACAAAACCTACAAAGAACAAACCGCGCTACCTGAAAAACTGGTTTCCGACCTTGCCATGCAAGAAGCTGTAACTGTGAACAACTGGAAAAAGGCAAAAGCAAAAAAAGACTTCAACCTCTACAAAGCGGACCTCCAAAAACTTTTCGAACTCAGCCAAGAAGCGGCAGAAATTCTAATGAAGGTTAAAGGCGCCAAAACGCCATATGACGCTTTGATTGATAATTTTGAACCTAACATGTCAACCGAAAACATAACGGCTACGTTTAGGGAGTTGCTGGCTGGTTTGAAGCCTTTAATCGCCAAAATTGAAGCCTATCAAACTCAGCCTTCAAAAATACTAAGTCAGCATGTGCCCGTTGAAGAGCAGCGCAGAATTACTCAACTTATAACGCAGACGCTTGGCTATGACACCGCCTCAGCTGACGCGGCGGGAAGAGTTGATGAGACAGAGCATCCCTTCACCACAGGCTACTACAGTGACGTGCGCATAACCACCCATTACTACCCAGACAACTTTGCTAGCTCAATCTTTTCAGTACTTCACGAAAGCGGACACGCCCTATATGAGCAGCATCTAAACCCAGAATGGGAGTATCAACCCGTCGGCTCCACCTGCTCGTATGGCATCCATGAATCCCAATCGCGATTCTACGAAAACATGATTGGACGCTCCAAAGAGTTCTGGATGGCTTTTCTGCCTAAACTCAAAAAAGCCGCGCCAAGCCTCGCCAGATTAGAGTTAGACCCCTTTGTTGAGGCCATTAACAGGGTGGAACGTTCTAAAATCCGCATTGAAGCCGACGAAGTCACCTACAGTCTCCACATAATTATCCGCTTCGAGTTGGAACGTGACCTCTTCGCGGGCAAAATCACGGTGGATGAGTTACCGCAGGTTTGGAAAGAGAAATACGCCGAGTACTTGGGCGCCAAGGTTGAGGATGATGCGGAGGGGGTTATGCAGGATACACATTGGGCAAGCGGCTTGTATGGGTACTTCCCCAGTTACGCGTTAGGTAACATTTATGGGGGCCAAATAAGGGCTCAAATCAACAAAGACTGCCCTAACTGGCAAAACCAACTCGCAGAAGGCAACCTTGGGCCCGTTAACGATTGGCTAAAAGAAAACATTCACCTCAGAAGCGACCTCTATGACCCTCAAGAACTAATCAAGCTGGCGACAGGAAACAACTTGGATGCCAAGCCGTTTCTGCAATACTTAACCCAGAAGTACAGTTTGCTTTATGGGTTTTGA
- a CDS encoding DNA-directed RNA polymerase, protein MFKLITLQDTIRIPPETFGNPLEKVGREQVKQKYEGVVDEELGYVIAVTGIEVSPIGKIIPGDGATYHKVTFSLLTFYPIIQEVVEGDVVEIADFGAFVRIGPVDALLHVSQLMDDYISYDEKQGVLLGKETKRKLTTGDQVRVRITAVSLGRAGSSGKIGVTARQPFLGKLEWLRMDQAKDAAGEKKPETGAE, encoded by the coding sequence ATGTTCAAACTGATTACTCTTCAAGATACTATCCGCATCCCACCCGAGACCTTCGGTAACCCACTCGAGAAAGTGGGCCGCGAACAAGTTAAACAGAAATACGAGGGCGTCGTGGATGAGGAATTGGGCTATGTTATTGCAGTTACAGGAATAGAGGTTAGCCCTATCGGAAAAATCATCCCCGGTGACGGCGCAACCTACCACAAAGTTACCTTTTCACTATTAACATTCTATCCAATAATCCAAGAAGTCGTCGAAGGCGACGTAGTTGAAATCGCAGATTTCGGCGCATTCGTCCGCATCGGACCCGTCGATGCCTTACTTCACGTATCACAACTTATGGATGACTACATCAGCTATGACGAAAAACAAGGCGTCCTGTTAGGCAAAGAAACTAAACGTAAACTCACCACAGGCGACCAAGTGCGCGTTCGCATAACCGCCGTCTCTTTGGGTCGGGCAGGCAGCAGCGGCAAAATCGGCGTCACCGCAAGACAACCCTTCTTGGGCAAACTCGAGTGGCTCAGGATGGATCAAGCTAAAGATGCAGCTGGCGAAAAGAAGCCTGAAACAGGAGCAGAATAG
- a CDS encoding MucR family transcriptional regulator — MEKNASLPNRSVYPKAPPVPEEPTDTVPHGELVCEICGKVFKTHSQLDRHLENMHGTPEKTHTAPHL; from the coding sequence ATGGAAAAGAATGCCTCGTTACCCAATCGCTCTGTTTATCCCAAAGCTCCGCCGGTGCCTGAAGAACCAACTGATACTGTACCACACGGAGAACTCGTGTGTGAGATATGCGGCAAAGTCTTCAAAACTCACAGCCAGCTTGATCGCCACCTAGAAAACATGCATGGTACGCCCGAAAAAACCCATACTGCCCCTCACCTCTAA
- a CDS encoding DNA-binding protein produces MSASTTKKTPLKVILDSNAFFVPLKFKIDIFEELKQLLNRNVEYVLLSPVKHELELLTQKEEPKLQREAGLALRFAEKCQLVPVEDCKEATDDVIVRVAKKWNSPVFTNDRILKKRLRDISVPVIYVRQKSRLDIDGLIS; encoded by the coding sequence GTGTCGGCTTCAACCACTAAAAAAACGCCACTAAAAGTGATTTTAGACTCAAACGCCTTCTTTGTGCCCTTAAAATTCAAAATAGACATCTTTGAGGAGCTCAAACAATTGCTTAACCGAAATGTGGAGTATGTTTTGCTCTCTCCAGTTAAACATGAATTGGAGTTGCTCACCCAAAAAGAAGAACCAAAACTGCAAAGAGAAGCAGGTTTAGCGTTGCGGTTTGCAGAGAAATGTCAACTCGTCCCGGTTGAAGATTGTAAGGAAGCTACGGATGATGTTATTGTTCGAGTGGCAAAAAAATGGAATTCACCGGTTTTCACAAACGATAGAATCTTAAAGAAGAGGCTAAGAGATATAAGTGTGCCAGTGATTTATGTGAGACAAAAATCGCGTCTTGACATAGACGGGTTGATATCGTAG
- a CDS encoding DUF996 domain-containing protein: protein MSNLESNKTMAMIGSILLIIGGIPFVPYLGVLSLVGVILLLMAFKGFSQSYQDPAMYSNALRGFIYYIIAAIVLAVSVALLWASIASFATIFLIGLGLIGIVGFFVALVVAFIFYVMAAKRLRTSLNALSQKTGEKSFETAGTLLYWGAILTIILIGGILIFIAWIFATIGFFSMKTTGQQQQYSQQPYGYTPPPPPPPPTEQPASAARFCSNCGASIQSGVTFCPSCGKQQSP, encoded by the coding sequence ATGAGTAATTTAGAATCCAATAAAACAATGGCTATGATCGGTTCGATACTACTGATTATCGGTGGAATTCCCTTTGTTCCTTATCTTGGCGTATTGAGCCTCGTCGGCGTAATCCTGCTGCTCATGGCATTCAAAGGCTTCTCGCAGAGTTATCAAGACCCAGCAATGTATAGCAATGCTCTCAGAGGTTTCATTTACTACATAATTGCTGCAATTGTGTTAGCTGTCTCCGTTGCCTTATTATGGGCCAGTATTGCTAGCTTCGCAACAATATTCCTTATAGGGCTTGGACTCATTGGTATCGTAGGTTTCTTTGTAGCTCTGGTGGTCGCTTTCATATTCTACGTCATGGCTGCCAAACGACTAAGAACATCACTTAATGCGCTATCTCAAAAAACTGGCGAAAAATCCTTTGAAACCGCTGGTACACTCCTGTATTGGGGTGCCATCTTAACGATAATCTTGATAGGCGGCATCTTGATCTTCATCGCTTGGATCTTTGCAACCATCGGCTTCTTCTCCATGAAAACCACTGGACAACAGCAACAATATAGCCAACAACCATACGGCTACACACCCCCTCCCCCTCCGCCACCCCCAACAGAACAACCAGCATCTGCCGCACGGTTCTGTTCCAACTGTGGAGCATCCATTCAGTCTGGCGTAACCTTCTGCCCTAGCTGTGGCAAACAACAATCCCCATAG
- a CDS encoding bifunctional 5,6,7,8-tetrahydromethanopterin hydro-lyase/3-hexulose-6-phosphate synthase: MPTIDDAAPVNSEPAFFIGESLVGEGNEVAHIDLMIGDKNGPIGQAFANGMTSLSAGHTPLLAVIRPNLPPKPHTLIVPKVTIKNMEDTGKIFGPAQAAVAKAIADSAEEGVIPVDKLDEWVIVCSVFIHPQATDYRKIYQYNYGATKMALQRALNQYPSLDKIIYDKDRAKHPIMGFKVPRLWRPPYLQIALDAPSLEGAKKVIEQLPGSDRIIIEVGTPLIKRYGTRVISELRQVAKDKFIIADLKTLDVGKVEADIAYEDTADAVVAAGLAPPETLDATVQEAKRLGIYPVIDMLNVEDVLAKLKSLKELPDIVILHRGIDQETGRSCGLERIQMIRKAFPNKKLLIAVAGGIVPETAKEALEQGADILIVGRYVTQSKDVERSVRDFLELTPSMREDIDLYRVHTE, encoded by the coding sequence ATGCCGACAATCGATGACGCCGCGCCCGTTAACAGTGAACCAGCATTCTTCATCGGTGAATCACTGGTTGGAGAAGGAAACGAAGTTGCGCACATTGACCTTATGATAGGCGACAAAAATGGCCCCATAGGTCAAGCATTCGCAAATGGCATGACCAGCCTATCCGCAGGTCACACGCCATTACTTGCAGTCATCAGACCAAACCTACCGCCTAAACCCCACACGCTCATCGTCCCCAAAGTCACCATCAAAAACATGGAAGACACGGGCAAAATATTTGGTCCTGCTCAAGCTGCAGTTGCAAAAGCCATCGCTGACTCCGCCGAGGAAGGCGTCATTCCAGTTGACAAACTTGACGAATGGGTTATCGTATGCAGCGTATTTATTCACCCTCAAGCAACCGATTACCGCAAAATCTACCAATATAACTATGGCGCAACCAAAATGGCGCTTCAACGTGCGCTCAATCAGTACCCCTCCTTGGACAAAATCATTTACGATAAAGACCGCGCCAAGCACCCCATCATGGGCTTTAAAGTTCCAAGATTATGGAGACCACCCTACCTCCAGATTGCACTGGATGCACCCTCACTTGAAGGAGCAAAGAAGGTCATAGAGCAACTGCCGGGCAGCGACCGCATCATCATTGAAGTCGGAACACCACTCATCAAACGCTACGGCACACGAGTAATTAGCGAACTTAGACAAGTAGCCAAAGACAAATTTATAATCGCAGACCTCAAAACCCTCGACGTAGGCAAAGTGGAAGCTGACATCGCCTACGAAGATACCGCAGACGCCGTTGTCGCAGCGGGTTTAGCGCCCCCCGAAACGCTGGATGCAACCGTCCAAGAAGCCAAACGCTTAGGCATCTACCCGGTCATCGACATGCTTAACGTTGAAGATGTTTTAGCTAAACTAAAATCGCTCAAAGAGTTGCCAGACATCGTCATCTTACACCGCGGAATTGACCAAGAAACTGGCAGAAGCTGCGGACTTGAACGCATCCAGATGATTCGCAAAGCCTTCCCCAACAAGAAACTCCTCATCGCAGTTGCAGGCGGCATCGTCCCTGAAACAGCCAAAGAAGCCCTCGAGCAAGGAGCAGACATCCTAATCGTCGGCAGATACGTGACACAATCCAAAGATGTCGAGCGGTCAGTACGCGACTTCCTTGAGCTCACGCCCAGCATGCGTGAAGACATCGACCTCTACAGAGTCCACACCGAATAA
- a CDS encoding GTP-dependent dephospho-CoA kinase family protein encodes MNIVYTLTPQLRIFLKEPFGSLIEGTPDQTMAKLKEQINKEKPPMVISVGDVVSKNLHTYGMHPQLTVIDHISLRSKKPLPLEPHGERTVNVKNPQGTITEEAIEAIQETLTKGDHTHIVVDGEEDLLTLVAVLYAPQNAFVVYGQPHVGVVVVRASFEKKAQVEGLLKGMKPAKS; translated from the coding sequence ATGAATATAGTTTACACGCTTACCCCTCAGTTACGCATTTTCCTTAAGGAACCCTTCGGCAGCCTAATTGAAGGCACCCCCGACCAAACAATGGCTAAACTAAAAGAGCAAATCAACAAAGAAAAGCCACCGATGGTCATATCCGTCGGGGATGTTGTTTCAAAAAACCTCCACACCTACGGGATGCATCCGCAGCTAACGGTTATTGATCATATTTCTTTGCGGAGCAAAAAACCTTTGCCGTTAGAGCCCCACGGGGAGAGAACCGTTAACGTGAAGAATCCACAGGGAACCATTACAGAGGAAGCCATAGAAGCCATCCAAGAAACTCTCACCAAGGGTGACCACACGCACATTGTGGTGGATGGCGAAGAAGACCTCCTGACGCTTGTTGCTGTTTTGTATGCTCCTCAAAACGCGTTTGTAGTTTATGGGCAGCCGCATGTTGGCGTAGTGGTGGTTAGGGCATCGTTTGAAAAGAAAGCTCAGGTAGAAGGGTTACTAAAAGGCATGAAACCCGCGAAAAGCTAA
- a CDS encoding winged helix-turn-helix domain-containing protein — MQPKIQLVTDPKKAKALASETRIKILQDIATRPQSISQIARTLKITPVAVLYHIKKLEAAGFIKLASTKVVNNNLTEKFYEVTTSSYLVALSTEDLPVRGPVPPKKQATKQILGVGEPEVEKLFSILGLTYSAEAKAQVFKDTIALLEAAIEEAGVAYRDILGQMNLKLAPTDRLKIEYGAQAAIPITLDRLLDKPESLQKFRSIIRSVHHQNEN; from the coding sequence ATGCAACCCAAAATCCAACTAGTCACCGACCCAAAGAAAGCAAAAGCCTTAGCCAGCGAAACCCGCATAAAAATCCTCCAAGACATCGCTACTCGACCCCAATCAATAAGCCAAATAGCCAGAACACTAAAGATAACACCAGTAGCAGTCCTATATCACATCAAAAAACTTGAAGCAGCAGGCTTCATCAAGTTAGCAAGCACCAAAGTTGTTAACAACAACTTGACTGAAAAATTCTATGAAGTAACAACCTCCTCTTACTTAGTGGCTCTTAGTACGGAGGATTTGCCTGTTAGAGGCCCTGTTCCACCCAAAAAACAAGCAACAAAGCAAATCCTTGGCGTAGGCGAGCCTGAAGTCGAGAAGCTCTTCAGCATACTTGGCTTGACTTATTCCGCTGAGGCTAAAGCGCAAGTATTCAAAGACACCATCGCACTTTTAGAGGCTGCCATTGAGGAAGCAGGAGTTGCATACAGAGATATTCTTGGCCAGATGAACCTTAAGCTCGCGCCGACAGACCGCCTCAAGATTGAATACGGCGCTCAGGCAGCTATCCCCATTACACTTGACAGGTTGTTGGATAAGCCAGAATCGTTGCAAAAGTTCCGCTCCATCATCCGATCAGTTCATCATCAGAACGAAAACTAA
- a CDS encoding NUDIX domain-containing protein, whose protein sequence is MLREKSCGAVVYLKKADETTKYLLLNYAAGHWDFVKGNVEVNESEKQTVTRELREETAITEAQFVEGFRESIAYFYRRQGLTVHKEVVFFIMESQTGDVTISFEHVGFVWLDYQQALQKLTFKNAKVVLIRAHEFLKNKGIIKE, encoded by the coding sequence GTGCTTCGCGAGAAATCCTGTGGCGCAGTTGTTTACCTTAAAAAGGCTGATGAAACAACAAAGTATCTTTTGCTAAATTACGCCGCGGGGCACTGGGACTTCGTTAAAGGCAACGTAGAAGTCAACGAATCGGAAAAGCAAACCGTCACCCGTGAACTCCGAGAAGAAACCGCCATAACCGAGGCCCAATTTGTTGAGGGCTTCCGAGAATCCATAGCCTATTTTTATCGGCGCCAAGGTTTAACTGTGCATAAAGAAGTTGTCTTTTTTATTATGGAATCTCAAACTGGAGATGTTACCATTAGCTTTGAGCATGTGGGCTTTGTCTGGCTTGATTATCAGCAGGCTCTACAGAAATTAACTTTTAAAAATGCAAAAGTTGTGCTGATTAGAGCACATGAATTCCTAAAAAACAAGGGAATAATAAAAGAATAA
- a CDS encoding MFS transporter, translated as MWRLGFFFHDMAFGLLTVFIPLYVVTFQNTSLLGGPLLALGVMTSIAIFCSIPASFIWGYLCDKTRHYKAFILLSFLSIAIILFLMTLPFAQNLIVFVVLYVMMQMLHVAHESPKNVLVTENYSRSDWERAFGFYEGLTEIGFIIGLAIGMFMFASSVAFSVLANYALYICSGLSVVSLVLAVALIADPLMIFERRLVGIERKIDFTCRGVECSSRMMDGLRWDGSLKQDSFVGFAVAIVLFSLASSLFFTPLPIYLKGLFGGQAQYVYLAYILNSVGATVGYFLIRRQARSINIRKQMPRFILLRSLLVFALVGVVSFAIAPTTLTCVLLVGLGFVYAMYYIMMLALSMEIIPEGKAGLFDGMVGLGSAVGAFLGPFLAYSFTYLPNQFVYVPIFIITAVLFLVAFLVIKICR; from the coding sequence ATGTGGCGGCTAGGGTTCTTCTTTCACGACATGGCCTTTGGTTTACTAACAGTCTTCATACCGCTATATGTGGTGACTTTCCAAAATACCAGCCTGCTAGGCGGACCCCTCCTAGCTTTAGGTGTAATGACCTCGATAGCCATTTTCTGTTCGATTCCCGCATCGTTTATTTGGGGTTACCTTTGCGATAAAACGCGCCACTACAAAGCCTTCATTCTGCTGTCTTTCCTTTCAATAGCAATAATTCTTTTCCTGATGACTTTGCCCTTTGCTCAGAACCTAATCGTATTTGTTGTCCTCTATGTTATGATGCAAATGCTCCATGTAGCCCATGAGTCTCCAAAAAATGTGCTTGTCACAGAAAACTATAGTCGTAGCGACTGGGAACGCGCCTTTGGCTTCTATGAGGGCCTTACCGAAATCGGCTTCATCATAGGCTTAGCTATCGGCATGTTCATGTTCGCTTCAAGCGTTGCTTTCTCTGTTTTAGCCAACTACGCCCTCTATATCTGCAGCGGTTTAAGTGTAGTTTCCTTGGTGTTGGCTGTGGCTTTGATTGCCGATCCACTGATGATTTTTGAAAGACGCCTCGTCGGTATTGAAAGAAAAATCGACTTTACCTGCCGCGGCGTTGAATGCTCAAGTAGAATGATGGATGGATTGCGTTGGGATGGATCCCTAAAACAGGACAGCTTTGTTGGATTTGCTGTTGCGATAGTTCTGTTTTCCCTTGCTTCTAGCCTGTTCTTCACTCCTTTACCTATTTACCTCAAAGGATTATTCGGCGGGCAAGCTCAATATGTGTATTTAGCCTACATCCTGAATTCTGTTGGCGCAACGGTTGGTTACTTCCTTATTCGCAGACAGGCAAGATCTATTAACATAAGAAAGCAGATGCCCCGCTTTATCCTCCTTCGTAGCCTTTTAGTTTTTGCTCTTGTCGGCGTAGTTTCTTTCGCTATTGCGCCAACTACCTTAACGTGTGTTTTGCTAGTCGGTTTAGGCTTCGTATACGCTATGTACTATATCATGATGCTTGCCCTTTCGATGGAAATTATTCCTGAAGGAAAAGCTGGTCTCTTTGATGGAATGGTCGGTTTAGGTAGCGCAGTAGGCGCGTTTTTAGGACCTTTCCTTGCTTACAGCTTTACCTATCTTCCAAACCAATTCGTTTATGTTCCAATCTTCATAATTACTGCTGTTCTCTTTTTAGTCGCGTTCCTCGTGATAAAAATCTGTAGATAA
- a CDS encoding 30S ribosomal protein S6e gives MAKFKVIVSDPQAGTSKVVELEEARATPFIGRKLNETLDGAVVDLPAHKVQILGGSDKDGVPMRGNVHGGVRRAVVLSGGAGFNPHRKGERRRKTVRGDTITDEIVQINMKIVERPAGAKPIESAKSQ, from the coding sequence ATGGCAAAATTCAAAGTCATAGTTTCCGACCCACAAGCAGGAACATCCAAAGTAGTTGAACTCGAAGAAGCACGCGCAACCCCGTTCATAGGCAGAAAACTAAACGAAACCTTAGACGGCGCAGTGGTCGATTTACCAGCACACAAAGTGCAGATTTTAGGTGGCTCCGACAAAGACGGCGTCCCCATGAGAGGAAACGTTCATGGCGGTGTACGCAGAGCTGTGGTTTTAAGCGGCGGAGCAGGATTTAACCCCCACAGAAAAGGCGAACGAAGACGCAAAACCGTCCGAGGCGACACAATCACCGACGAAATCGTGCAGATAAACATGAAAATCGTCGAACGCCCAGCAGGCGCGAAACCCATCGAATCGGCAAAGTCGCAATAA